Genomic window (Achromobacter sp. B7):
TCCGATGATCGGTAGCCCGCCTCGCCGGACAGTTTCTCGGCCCTGGCCCTGCCCCACAGGTCCAGCTCCCAGTTCATCAGGACGGCGTAGCCGTTGGCGGAAAACGCACTGCCCGGCGTCGGGTCCGTGGCCGCGCGTGCGCCAATGCCTACCGTGGGCAGCAACGATGCGCCCGCCAGCCGCGCCTGGTGCGCGGCCTGTTGCATCCGGCTGGCCGCCACGCGCAGGTCCACATTGTTCGCAAGCGCTTCCTCGATCAGCGCTTGCAAGGTGCCGGTCTGCGGAAACCCCGCCCATGCGGGCTCGAACGCGGCAGCTTGCGCGCTGGTCGTCCACGCCGCCGGCACATCGGTACCGGCCATGGCGTCCTTGACCATGGCATCGTCCGCCGGCCGGTTCAGGTTGGCGCAGCCGGCCATCAGCATGGCCATGCATGCCAGGGGCAGCGCGCGGGAAAGAAGGGTCGGGGGCGCGGACATAGGCAAGGCCGGTCAGTGCAGCTTGAGAACCAGGTAGTCCAGTTTGGACGACACGCGGAAGATGACTTTGCGCACCATATGCAGCGCGCGCAGGCTGTCTGTGTAGATGGCGGCGTTGCCTCGCGCGCCCATCGCAAACATGATGTCCTCGGGCGCTTGCAGGTCTATGCGCACCGCGTATTGCATCGGCGCGGCGGCGCTGGCGCCTTCCGCCGTGGTGCCCGGCAAGGCGCCGGACGCCTGGAACTGGCCTTGTGATGTGGCCCACACAATGGAATCGACGCTGCCTTTGAACACGCGGCCGGGGATGGTGCGCAAGGACACCTCGACCTCGTCGCCCGGCTTGACCTTGGTTAGTTGGTTTTGATCGAAGAACGCGATGACCTGCTGCGAGGTTTCAACGAACGACATGATGGGCCGCAAGGGGATCGCGGCGGCATACGAGCCCACGCGCGCTTGCAGGTTGATGGCGTATCCGTCCGCCGGGGCATACAGCGTGGTTTGCGCCAGCTCCCACTTGGCCGTGTCCAGTTCGGCTTTCACCTGCGCCACGGCGGCCTGGTCGCCTTCGTACATGGCGCCGATGTTCAAGCGGATTTTCTGTTCCGCTTCGCGCGCGGCTTCCCAGTTGGCTTGGCGTACCTTCAGCTCGCTTTGAAAGCTCTGCACGTCGTATTGACTACCGGCGCCGCGCGCGGCCAGCGCGGTGCTTTGGCGCAGCCGCATGCGGGCCAGATCAACCTGCGCCAACGCGGCCGCCGTCATCGCCTTGGCCGAGGACAAATCCCGGTCCAGCGATTGCTGCGTGGCCTGCGCATCGATCAGCTTGGCTTCCAGTTGCCGCAGTTTCAAACGATAGGGCTCGTCGTCCAGGCGCAGCAGCACGTCGCCCTTCTTGATCAGTCGATTGCCTTCGACGGCGATTTCAACCACGCGACCGGTCACGCGGGGCACGACTTCGACGACGTAGTTGGTCACGCGCAATTCGGCGGACGAAGGCGTGACGACGTTGATGATGAAAATAAGTGCGGTCAGGCCCGCCGCACCCACAGCCACCACGCCGACCTGCGATTGAATATTCCAGGGCAGCAGCTTCAGCTTGATGAAGATCAGCCACACCAGCACGCCGTAGAAGAGAGCAATGAGTTCAAGCATGCAAACCTCCTGGACAAGTGCGGCATCCACATGTCGCGCAAACACGCCCACGCGACACGTACCCCTTTGGCGCGCCGGTCATCAACCGTCGGGTCGGGATGGAGGGGGCGGTAGATCGGTGGCGGGCGTGGTGACCGGCGCCTCATGGTGCGTGTCGCGGCCATACGCCATCTGATAACCGATGGGTTTGGTGTGCGCCCACAGCCAGGCAAAGGGCCACAGCATGCCGCCGAACGCCAGGGATAAAAGGCACAGCGATTTGATGGCTTCGGCTTGCGGGTGGTGGCGCTTTTCGGCGATGACTTCCGGCAGGACGTGCAGCTTCCAGAATATCCAGACGGCCAGGATGGGCACCAGAACCAGCACCACCCAGACCAGCACGTCGGCGATGGCGTCTTCCCAATGGCCCGCCGCGGCGTGCCCGGTGCCCGGCGCCATGGCGGCAGCAACGGCAAAGGCCACGGCAAATCCATGTCGTGAACGGGCTAAAGACATTTCGCGCCCCTTTTCCCTATGGGATGCCAATAACTCAACCGTTGCCAAGGTGGCTTATTGCGAAACAGCAAATTGATTTTCGCCAGTGACCCAAGCATGTGTCTATGCTAATTTCGGCAATATGTTGTCAGATCCACGTCGTCGGTACCTTGCCAGGGGAAACAGATGGATCTTCATCATTTCAAGTCGTTCGATTCCTACGCCGACGCCATCTTCGACGCCCAGGCACGCGTATTTCTCTTGGGAAGCGGGGGCGGGGGGTGGCGTATCAGCCGTTTCGACATTGACGGCATCGACCTCCAGCAGGGTAGCGCCGCCGTTTCAAACGTGTGCGAAGCGGTGTGCCGGTCTACTCACCTGACGTTGCTGTTGTCGCAGCCTTCTCCCTGCCAGGCCTGGCTGAATGGGGCGCCCTTGAATGCGGCGGCGCTGGGCATCCTGGCGCCGGGCAAGGGTTACGTCTTTCGCGCGGCAGGGCCCAACGAATGGATCAGTATCGCGTTGCCGGTTGATGCCGAGCTGTTCACAGGCGATGGCCTGCTGGCGCAGACGCTCAGGCGTTGGCGTAGTACAGGCGGCATGGAAAAAACAGACCCCCTGCAATGGGGCGCCCTGCGCGAAGCGGCCCTGATGGCGATGACCCCGGCTTGTCCGCCGGCGATCGGCCGCCGCTTGATCGAACGCAGGCTGTTTGACCTGATGGCCTGTCGTTTCCCGCACGACCGGTGCAAGGGCCGCCCCTCGTCATCGCTGGCATGGTTGTGCGACGCCACGCTGACGGTCTTTCGCGAGCGTAATGAGAACGCCCACGTCGAAGACATACGCCGAGGCCTGAAAATCAGCGAGCGCGGTTTGCGCGACTTCTTCCAAACGTGTTTCGGCATGGGCCCAGGGCATTATCTTTGCCTGCGCAAGCTTCACGACGTGTATTGGGACCTGGCATCGGGCGAGGACAAACGGATGACGGTGGCCGACTGCTTCTTGCAGCATGGCTATCCCTATTCCACGCATTCCGCGGCGCAATACCGCGCGCTGTTCCTTGAAACGCCTTCCGCAACGCGCAATCGTTTTCATCCGCAATAACGCTGCAACCGCCGTGCGCACGGGGCGCGATTCTGGTGATTCGAACCTGACGATTTTTCGCCGGAATCATCATGGACCTTCAATTGCGACTCGGCTCACAATGCCCGATGGGCCGATCAAGGAGCGAGATGATGAAAACCGAAAAAGCAATCGCAAAGGACGAACCCGTCAGCGCCGCACTTGAAAACGGCGCGCCCGGTGTCGCGGGGTTGTCGGCAAAGAAGTACGAGCGCGAACTGGCCAAGCTTCATGTTGAACTGGTCAAGCTTCAGCAATGGGTGGTGCACAGCGGGGCAAAGGTCTGCATCCTGTTCGAAGGGCGCGACGGCGCGGGCAAGGGCGGCACCATCAAGGCCATTACCGAGCGGGTCAGCCCACGGGTCTTTCGCGTGGTGGCGCTGCCGTCGCCCACCGACCGCGAAAAAACGCAGATGTACGTGCAACGCTATCTGCCGCATTTGCCGGCGGCCGGCGAAATCGTGATTTTCGACCGCAGTTGGTACAACCGCGCGGGCGTGGAACGCGTCATGGGGTTCTGCACCAAAAGCCAGGCCAAGGCGTTCTTGAAAGCGGTGCCGCTGGTCGAGCGCGCCATCATCGATTCCGGCGTGATCCTGATCAAGTACTGGCTGGAAGTCAGTGAAGCCGAGCAGACGCGGCGGCTACAGGCGCGTATTCACGACGAGCGGAAAATCTGGAAGCTGTCCAAGCTAGATCTGGATTCGTACAGCCATTGGTATGACTATTCGCGCGCCCGCGACGATATGTTCGCGCAAACGGACACGGACTACGCGCCTTGGTTCGTGGCGGATTCCAATAACAAAAGACGGGTGCGGCTCAATATCATCAGCCACCTGCTCAAGAGCATTCCGTACAAGGCGCTGCCCCGGGCAAAGATAACGCTGCCCAAGCGGCAAAAGCCGCAGGGCTA
Coding sequences:
- a CDS encoding DUF3302 domain-containing protein — protein: MSLARSRHGFAVAFAVAAAMAPGTGHAAAGHWEDAIADVLVWVVLVLVPILAVWIFWKLHVLPEVIAEKRHHPQAEAIKSLCLLSLAFGGMLWPFAWLWAHTKPIGYQMAYGRDTHHEAPVTTPATDLPPPPSRPDG
- a CDS encoding HlyD family secretion protein translates to MLELIALFYGVLVWLIFIKLKLLPWNIQSQVGVVAVGAAGLTALIFIINVVTPSSAELRVTNYVVEVVPRVTGRVVEIAVEGNRLIKKGDVLLRLDDEPYRLKLRQLEAKLIDAQATQQSLDRDLSSAKAMTAAALAQVDLARMRLRQSTALAARGAGSQYDVQSFQSELKVRQANWEAAREAEQKIRLNIGAMYEGDQAAVAQVKAELDTAKWELAQTTLYAPADGYAINLQARVGSYAAAIPLRPIMSFVETSQQVIAFFDQNQLTKVKPGDEVEVSLRTIPGRVFKGSVDSIVWATSQGQFQASGALPGTTAEGASAAAPMQYAVRIDLQAPEDIMFAMGARGNAAIYTDSLRALHMVRKVIFRVSSKLDYLVLKLH
- the ppk2 gene encoding polyphosphate kinase 2, which produces MMKTEKAIAKDEPVSAALENGAPGVAGLSAKKYERELAKLHVELVKLQQWVVHSGAKVCILFEGRDGAGKGGTIKAITERVSPRVFRVVALPSPTDREKTQMYVQRYLPHLPAAGEIVIFDRSWYNRAGVERVMGFCTKSQAKAFLKAVPLVERAIIDSGVILIKYWLEVSEAEQTRRLQARIHDERKIWKLSKLDLDSYSHWYDYSRARDDMFAQTDTDYAPWFVADSNNKRRVRLNIISHLLKSIPYKALPRAKITLPKRQKPQGYREPDRAIRSVPAVF
- a CDS encoding helix-turn-helix domain-containing protein, which gives rise to MDLHHFKSFDSYADAIFDAQARVFLLGSGGGGWRISRFDIDGIDLQQGSAAVSNVCEAVCRSTHLTLLLSQPSPCQAWLNGAPLNAAALGILAPGKGYVFRAAGPNEWISIALPVDAELFTGDGLLAQTLRRWRSTGGMEKTDPLQWGALREAALMAMTPACPPAIGRRLIERRLFDLMACRFPHDRCKGRPSSSLAWLCDATLTVFRERNENAHVEDIRRGLKISERGLRDFFQTCFGMGPGHYLCLRKLHDVYWDLASGEDKRMTVADCFLQHGYPYSTHSAAQYRALFLETPSATRNRFHPQ